A single region of the Vicia villosa cultivar HV-30 ecotype Madison, WI linkage group LG4, Vvil1.0, whole genome shotgun sequence genome encodes:
- the LOC131596743 gene encoding WAT1-related protein At3g18200-like translates to MTNIIREKLKLIVGLLVLQFCFAGFHIVSRLALNIGVSKVVYAIYRNFIALILLTPFAYFLEKNQRPPLTLSLLVQFFLLALLGITANEGCYLLGMYYASPTLASAMQNSVLAITFIFASTLRLEETNIARREGIAKVVGTISSIGGAIIITLYKGPPLLHLQMNQIQLDESSTKNKNWTWGCIFLLGHCLSWAGWIVFQDPVVKKYPAKLTMTSFSCFFGLIQFLIISIFTEKDFEKWKIQSVEELSTILYAGIVASGVMLSLQTWCIQKGGPVFVAVFQPLQTFLVILMAALILGDHLYSGGIIGAIFIVLGLYLVLWGKANENKVIEPSITRPLLDSDEENNITHTPSKDLS, encoded by the exons atgacaaaTATTATACGAGAAAAATTGAAACTTATTGTTGGATTACTTGTTCtacaattttgttttgcaggatttCACATTGTCTCTAGACTTGCACTAAACATTGGTGTTAGCAAAGTTGTTTATGCTATTTATAGAAATTTCATTGCCTTGATTTTGTTGACTCCATTTGCTTACTTTTTAGAAAA GAATCAAAGACCACCTCTTACATTATCTTTATTGGTTCAATTTTTTCTATTGGCATTATTAGG AATCACTGCAAATGAAGGATGTTACTTGTTGGGAATGTATTATGCTTCTCCAACTTTAGCTTCTGCAATGCAAAATTCAGTTCTTGCCATCACTTTTATCTTTGCCTCAACTTTAAg ACTTGAGGAAACCAACATTGCAAGAAGAGAAGGAATAGCAAAAGTTGTAGGAACCATTTCAAGTATAGGAGGTGCTATTATAATTACTCTTTACAAAGGTCCTCCTCTTCTTCACTTGCAAATGAACCAAATACAATTAGATGAGTcttcaacaaaaaataaaaattggacATGGGGTTGTATATTCTTGCTTGGACATTGTTTATCATGGGCTGGTTGGATAGTTTTTCAG GATCCTGTTGTGAAGAAGTATCCAGCTAAACTCACAATGACttcattttcatgtttttttggattgaTCCAATTCTTGATCATATCAATCTTTAcagaaaaggattttgaaaaGTGGAAGATACAATCAGTAGAAGAGCTTTCTACCATCCTATATGCT GGAATTGTAGCATCAGGGGTTATGTTATCTCTCCAAACATGGTGTATTCAAAAGGGTGGTCCTGTCTTTGTTGCTGTGTTCCAACCATTACAAACTTTCCTAGTTATTCTCATGGCTGCACTTATTCTTGGAGATCACTTATACTCTGGAGG GATTATTGGTGCTATTTTCATTGTTCTGGGTCTATATTTGGTTCTATGGGGCAAAGCCAATGAAAATAAGGTGATTGAACCATCTATAACAAGGCCGTTACTTGATTCAGATGAAGAGAATAACATTACTCACACACCTTCAAAAGACTTATCTTAA